The Priestia megaterium NBRC 15308 = ATCC 14581 region CAGCGTTATCAACGGCGTTAAATAAAGTAGAAGAAACTTGGCAAATTCCTCCTCCAACTCCTTCAGAATACTCTCCTTTTACAATGATTGGCGCACGCATATACCCTTTTGCTGCCGTTCTTTTTCCAACGGTTTGATTAAAAGAGAAAACTTCCCCAGGAAATATAACGCTGCTGTCTAGTGATTCAGCCGCAAGAGAAATATTGTGAGAACGATTTTTATTATGAGGGTTAAATACTGTATGATAATGACCGATTTGCTTAATTCGAATCGTTGCAAGCAGCTCCTTATCTACGCGAGGCGGAACAGGAAGCGTCGGGATTTCTAATGTTGACGTACCGCCGTTAAAAAAATAAGTATAAAATTTCTCCGCAAAATCTTTATGATATAGTTTGACACCCGCTTGCTCAGGAACAATTTGTCCGCTTTTATCAATGCGGGCATTTATGGGCTCTCTATATGTCTTTTTATCCAATTCTTTTAGAAGAAGATTGTATCGATCATGATCAACCATAGGTACAGGAAGAAGAGGTACGGTCACTTTGTCCCGTTCAATCCGTTCAATTGGTTTACCGTCATGAGTAATAGATAGGTGGTCTTGTGTAGAAAGAGGTTGAATGAGCATTAAAAGTCCAACCATCCAAGTGAAATTCATATCATATACCTCGCTTTCACCTGTTAGTATGAATAAAATGAACCGTTTAATGTATAGGATTCACAAGCTCTTTTTTGTATTATTTTCCATTAGCTTAGCGTGTAAAAATTTCTATTTATAATTGTATGTGTACTTTCGCATATTACATAGAGAAACTACAAGGTAATGAGGGTAGACAATGACAAAATTAATGATTTTAGTCTTTATGCTTATTAGTTTTTTTGTGCATCCCCAAAAGATGAAAGCAGAAGAAAACCTTACGTACTTTCCGGTAAGTGACACTGGAAAAGTATTAAAGTGGAAACGTGTAGAAAGCTTACTGCCGAAGGGGAAAAAATTTAAAGTTATCGATGTAGAAACGGGTTTTTACTTTTACGTGCAGCGAAGAGCAGGCTCACACCATGCAGATGTTCAGCCGCTTACACGTCAAGATACGAAAGTAATGAAGCACTTATATAATGGAAAATGGAGCTGGAACCGAAGAGCTGTTCTCATTCCGTTTAAAGGTCAAATGCTTGCAGCTTCCATGAACGGAATGCCTCACGGAGCCGGTGCGCTTGACAATGGGTTCCCCGGTCATTTTTGCATTCATTTTGCAGGAAGTACGACTCACAAGTCTCAAAATGTGGATCCAGGTCATCAGTTAATGGTATTAAAAGCAGGAGGAAAGCTTGATGAATATGCATTAAAAGCTGAGCCGGCAGAAGTCGTAAATATGTTTTTAACAGGATTAAAGCAAGATGACGATGCCTTAATGCAGCCGGTTTTGCGCGTGAAGCAAGAGCATAAGCTATGGGCAAAACTGCATAGTATCTCCACTATTTATTATAAAACGGACTTATTTCATACAAAAAAGTATAAAACAAAAGAAAAAATCGTCGTAGATTGCCTTATTTATTACGAAGATAAAGGGGCTCAAAAGACAACGATGGTCTTTACTTTAAAGAGAAATCCGTTAACAAATGGGTGGGAAATTTCTTCTCTTACATTGTAAATACTGATTAATGCTTAAAAACACATCTGACAAAAAACAGATGTGTTTTTAAGCATTTGTTTAGCTCTTTAGCCGTTCGCAATGTTATAGTGGAAAAACGTGCTTACATACGATAGAAAAGAATAAAAAAGGGTATAAGTAATAATATTACTCTTTCTACAAAGAACTCTACAGCACGAAAGGAGAGGGTGTTTATTCTTTCATATTGGTTTAGCCGCTTAGTCGCTGCAGACCCTGGACGAAAAAGGTTCAAAACGGCTTCTAAAGCTACGATTAGCGTCATTACAGCGGTTGTTATTATGCTGATCGTATTAAAAGCAGCGGGGAGCTCACAAATTACCGCTGCTATTTTAGCAGGCGTAATTGGCCTGATGGGTATATTGGTTGTGAATGATGAAACAACAAAAGCAAAAAAAGTGACAACAGGCTTAGTAGCACTTTCTAGCGCCGTTTCTCTCGGAATTGGCTCGTTTTTATCACGATATGGACAGGCAGAAAATGTTTTTCTCGTTCTGCTAGTGTTTTTGTCCTTTTATTTACAGAAATTTGGTATTCGCTATTTCTCTCTGTCGATGGTAGCATTTATGTCGTTTTATTTTGCTTCTATTTTACACGTTACATTTTCTCAGCTGCCCTGGCTATTAGCTGGCGTTATAGTAGGAGCCTGCTGTGCATTTATCTATAATTTTGTCATCTTTAAAGACCGACCTGCCAACGTGCTGAGATCTTCAATGAAATCGTTTCATATTCAAGTGAATTTGGTACTTGATTTAATTATTGAGTTAATTCAAAAGAAACAGATTGAACCTGCTCAAATTAAACAATACAACCGCAATATTAAAAAATTAGCGGAGTATGCACGTGTAGCATCAGAAGAGCTTGGCAATACAGATCCTCACGACATATGGCCTGGCGTCACAGCTGAACAAATGCGCCTTTATGTATTTGATACAGTTATGCTGCTTCAGACATATTCCCCGGCAATTCGAAAACTCAGTGAATTAAAGGCATTTAATCATTTTGATATTCAGCAGCTGCTGTTAAAGCTAGTGGAATCGATTCGCGAAGCAGAGGTATTAAATGAAAATCCTACTCATTCACTAACAGATGCAGCTCAGCATCTGCAAGAGCTGCGCCAAAAATTAAGTGAACTCGAACCTCAAGACAAAAGGTATAAAGATTGGCTTTACTTAATACGCCGTATCGAAACGATATCAAATCACGTGATTGATGAAGCCTATGAGCTGCAGCAAGCAATTGTGAAGCAAGAAAAACAGCCTCAAAAAGAAGTGGAAGAAAAAGAAGACGAAGAGGATAATGATGAAGAAAAAGGATTAAAACCCTCTACGAAAAAGTCTATTCAAGCGGTCATCACTGCTGTTGCGACATTAATATTTGGCTCTTTTTTATCTCCATCGCACCAATATTGGGCGCTGTTAGCAGGATATTTAGTGCTTCTTGGTACAGAAACGATAGGAAGTACGTTTGTAAAAGCTGTACAGCGAAGTGTAGGCACGCTTTTAGGAGCGGCTGTGGGCTTTGTTGTCGCAAGCTTTGTTTCACCAGGAATACTTGAAATAACGCTGCTTTTTATCTGCGTGTTTATGGCTTTTTATTTCTTTCCCATTACGTACTCGTTTATGAGCTTTTGGATTACAATGATGCTGGCCTTTATGTATGACATGCTTCTTGGAGGAATTTCAGAGAGCTTATTACTGGCTCGCGTATTAGATACAGTCGTAGGAGTTGGAATTGGCTTAGCCGTATCAGCTCTTGTGTTTCCTAAAAAAACAAGAGATAAAATAACCGACACATCAGTAGAATACGTAGCAGCTTTAAAAGAATTTGTTCACACCTATTTACATCGTTTTACGAAGCAGTATGCATTTGCCAATTTAGCTGATAAAGGAATGGAATTAGAAAAAAAGCTAAAACAGCTTCATGTCGATTCAGATCCTATTATTAAAGGTTTCGTTGGCCGTTCACGTCTTCAGCAATTTTTGACTGTTTTTACCGCCATTAATTATTACGCCAAGCATTTGGTAGCTTCTTCTACTAGAAACCAGGCTTTTTATAAGGAAGCAGAATTTCACGGCGTAGTCAAGGAAGTGGAAGAGAAAGTAGCAAGCAATTTCACTCAGCTTGAAAAAGCGCTGCGAGGAGAAAGAGGAACGTATGTATACACGATTGAAGATGTAAGACAAAAAATTGAACAATCTTTAGATTATTTTGATACGTCCGTTCAATCAAGAAACTTACAGCATCTGCAGCTGCTGCATAACATTTATTACGTATGGAAAATCAATCAATCGGTTGTTCACTTAGCCAAAGAGCTAGGAGCAGAAGAAATAAGTAGTGAAGACTAAAAACCAGCGAATATGTCGCTGTTTTTTTAGTCTGATGAATAAGGAGACGTATCTTTTCTAATCGTTCTCCACGTTGTTTTAAGACCGGCATAGCTGCCAATTGCCGCGTATCCATAAAAATATCCCATAAACAACCCGGCAATAATATGATGAGGATGACTGATAAATACTGAAAACAGCACGCCAACAGCCAAAGCAATAGTCGGCACATACTGCTTTTTAGGATGAAAAAGCCATTTGATCAGCTGCGTCACGATTAATACGACAGGAACACCAATGACTGCGTCCCAAAAATTTGTATGAATTGTAGGGAAATCCATATGTAAGCACCTCGTTAAATGTGTTAGATGTAAGGTTATCTATGCTGTTTATTTTAAAACACTTCAATTAGAGTTATGAGGGGCTCCAGGTGGATAATAATAAGGAGGAATTTTGAGCCATCCTTTTTGCTGCATTAGAATTTTTACTTTTGATCCTAATATGATTTTTTCAGTGTGGAATTTCAACCACATTAATCCAATATCGGTTCTAATAGACTGTCCCATATTCGTGCTGCACATGACGATATTAGAGGCAATTTTTACAGATATTAAGTTAGCGATTTCAGAATCCGTGGCTTTCGCTCCTAATGGAATACTGTTAGGGTCAGATTTCGGTTTAGTAGCCGGTATTTCAGGAAGGGGAATTCCTTCTTTAATCATTAATTTTTTGAGTGTATCAATCTGAGATTCAGCCAGGTTTTTTGAGTCTTGAACAAGCTTAAGCAGTTCACTGTTCGTTGTTGTATTAAGACAGGTTTCTAAGGCAGGTATTTCTTCCGCTAAAGCAGTGAAATAAAGCCAGCAACCCATAGTCTCACCAATATGTGGGCGAGGGGGAGGATCATCTGTAGAAGAGTTCTTTATATAATCAATTAGTGTCTCAATGACGTTAATCATAACTTTTCACCCTTTATATAGTTTATGCATCTTCATTATTACCTTCAGCAGAAAAGGATAAACACAGCTAAGAAATGTTACGTATAAAATTGATTATGATAAGTGGCAGGAAAAGCATCCTACGCAGCAATTTATAATGATGACGTTACATTTAGTGTCACCACATCTAAAGGTATAAAAATTGTTGAAACGCTTGATAAATAGCTTGGTGCTAGAAGATAAAGTCAATAGAAAAAAAACTCCTTGCTTATCAAGGAGTTTTTTAGCAGGTGTATTATATCGTTTTTCTCCGATGCTCTCTCCATAACGAAGTTAGTTCCTCTGACCAATATTTATAATCAAATACCGTTATATTTTTGCTGGGCATAAAAACATTCAACAGCCAATTAACCCTTAATTTGTCTCTGACGCCTATCGTTTTATCATTTTTACAACAGCCTTCATCACAAGGTTTATCGTGTATCTTGTAAGGAATATTTTTAACGACTAATCCATTTTTCACACGTTTTGTGTACTCAATTCCTATAATCAAATATATCACTCCTCACAGTAACTCTTATCTTCATAATCATATGTATGAATGACTTCTTTAATGAAAGGGGAAGAAGGGAGGAAGACAAAAATAAAAAAGCCCTGCTGTAGGGCTTTTAAATCAAGCAACTTTTGATGCAACGACGATTACTTTACCGTGATCTAATTCTTCTTCATAGCGTTCAGCTTCCGGCTGTGATAATCCTAATGAACGCATTTTGGCACGAAGCTCGTCTCCTCGAGAACGAAACACATTCGCAATCGCATCAAAAACACCTTGTTCAGAAAGACCGATATTGTTTGTATTTGTTGCAGCTGTTAAATCCTCGGAGCGATCTTGATGGTGTGCAAGTAAATAAACTTCGTCTTTTGTAAATCCTTCACGCAAAAATTGT contains the following coding sequences:
- a CDS encoding VanW family protein; the encoded protein is MNFTWMVGLLMLIQPLSTQDHLSITHDGKPIERIERDKVTVPLLPVPMVDHDRYNLLLKELDKKTYREPINARIDKSGQIVPEQAGVKLYHKDFAEKFYTYFFNGGTSTLEIPTLPVPPRVDKELLATIRIKQIGHYHTVFNPHNKNRSHNISLAAESLDSSVIFPGEVFSFNQTVGKRTAAKGYMRAPIIVKGEYSEGVGGGICQVSSTLFNAVDNAGVTITQRYSHSRSVSYVPPGRDATVSWYGPDFHFKNTYSDPLLIRAQVHGGVVSVAVYSTDAIEYKPRRVPWASIDQLPKEKKIESHVDTEPAD
- a CDS encoding general stress protein; protein product: MVNVKVVENGVQAKDTIEQFLREGFTKDEVYLLAHHQDRSEDLTAATNTNNIGLSEQGVFDAIANVFRSRGDELRAKMRSLGLSQPEAERYEEELDHGKVIVVASKVA
- a CDS encoding FUSC family protein; its protein translation is MFILSYWFSRLVAADPGRKRFKTASKATISVITAVVIMLIVLKAAGSSQITAAILAGVIGLMGILVVNDETTKAKKVTTGLVALSSAVSLGIGSFLSRYGQAENVFLVLLVFLSFYLQKFGIRYFSLSMVAFMSFYFASILHVTFSQLPWLLAGVIVGACCAFIYNFVIFKDRPANVLRSSMKSFHIQVNLVLDLIIELIQKKQIEPAQIKQYNRNIKKLAEYARVASEELGNTDPHDIWPGVTAEQMRLYVFDTVMLLQTYSPAIRKLSELKAFNHFDIQQLLLKLVESIREAEVLNENPTHSLTDAAQHLQELRQKLSELEPQDKRYKDWLYLIRRIETISNHVIDEAYELQQAIVKQEKQPQKEVEEKEDEEDNDEEKGLKPSTKKSIQAVITAVATLIFGSFLSPSHQYWALLAGYLVLLGTETIGSTFVKAVQRSVGTLLGAAVGFVVASFVSPGILEITLLFICVFMAFYFFPITYSFMSFWITMMLAFMYDMLLGGISESLLLARVLDTVVGVGIGLAVSALVFPKKTRDKITDTSVEYVAALKEFVHTYLHRFTKQYAFANLADKGMELEKKLKQLHVDSDPIIKGFVGRSRLQQFLTVFTAINYYAKHLVASSTRNQAFYKEAEFHGVVKEVEEKVASNFTQLEKALRGERGTYVYTIEDVRQKIEQSLDYFDTSVQSRNLQHLQLLHNIYYVWKINQSVVHLAKELGAEEISSED
- a CDS encoding DUF3231 family protein; this translates as MINVIETLIDYIKNSSTDDPPPRPHIGETMGCWLYFTALAEEIPALETCLNTTTNSELLKLVQDSKNLAESQIDTLKKLMIKEGIPLPEIPATKPKSDPNSIPLGAKATDSEIANLISVKIASNIVMCSTNMGQSIRTDIGLMWLKFHTEKIILGSKVKILMQQKGWLKIPPYYYPPGAPHNSN